In a single window of the Subtercola sp. PAMC28395 genome:
- a CDS encoding response regulator transcription factor codes for MTDRPIRIGLVDDQPLFRAGIAMVINSQSDLTVLWEASDGSEAVTLVGRVPVDIVLMDLEMPRMGGIEAIHEVFRTAPDPHLIPRFIVLTTFDLDDKTFEAIDAGASGFLLKSTEPEFLLAAIRTVHSGNAVLAPSATANLVRRFAAPREVDRDDALALLTPREKDLFDLVAAGLSNAEIAAALNLSEATVKTHVSRILGKLALRDRVQLVIFAYHNGLV; via the coding sequence ATGACCGACCGACCCATCCGTATCGGGCTCGTCGACGACCAGCCGCTGTTCCGTGCGGGCATCGCCATGGTGATCAACTCGCAATCCGACCTCACCGTCCTGTGGGAGGCCTCTGACGGATCAGAAGCCGTCACCCTCGTCGGGCGCGTGCCCGTCGACATCGTGCTCATGGATCTCGAGATGCCCCGAATGGGTGGAATCGAAGCCATTCACGAGGTGTTCCGCACCGCGCCCGATCCCCACCTCATCCCGCGCTTCATTGTGCTGACGACCTTCGATCTCGACGACAAGACCTTCGAGGCCATTGACGCCGGCGCGAGCGGATTCCTGCTGAAGTCCACCGAACCCGAGTTCCTTCTCGCCGCCATCCGCACAGTGCATTCCGGAAACGCCGTTCTCGCCCCCAGTGCAACGGCGAACCTGGTGAGAAGGTTTGCCGCGCCGCGCGAAGTGGACCGCGACGATGCACTCGCACTCCTCACTCCACGGGAGAAGGATCTCTTCGACCTCGTCGCCGCGGGGCTGAGCAATGCCGAGATTGCTGCGGCCCTGAATCTGAGTGAAGCCACCGTGAAGACCCATGTGAGTCGCATTCTGGGCAAGCTGGCCCTCCGCGACCGAGTTCAACTGGTCATCTTCGCGTACCACAACGGGCTTGTCTGA
- a CDS encoding ABC transporter permease, producing MDWIAGLLPTIVAVAALAAVAVAGLLFARVPRASAPVQAILRGALQLAALSLVLSGIISNPVWVALGLVIMFVAAVWTASRRIKANSITTKSTHTNSTHTTVRQVASIAIAMLTGNVVVLVIVFATGAIEFSPRYALAIGGIVIGNTMSIATLTGRGFHASVHDHWDEVEGWLALGARPIESTRQLARTAIYSALVPSIDQTKTTGIVVLPGAFVGAIFGGASPLEAGRFQIVVLAGILAAGTLTSVLLLRLIGAVTLKPEAETFGRRERTS from the coding sequence ATGGACTGGATCGCAGGGCTGCTGCCCACCATCGTCGCCGTGGCCGCTCTGGCCGCGGTCGCAGTCGCCGGGCTGCTCTTCGCACGCGTTCCGCGAGCGAGTGCGCCGGTCCAGGCGATCCTGCGTGGAGCCCTGCAACTCGCCGCGCTGAGTCTCGTGCTCAGCGGCATCATCAGCAATCCCGTCTGGGTCGCGCTCGGGCTCGTGATCATGTTCGTCGCTGCCGTGTGGACCGCCTCGCGCCGCATAAAGGCAAACAGCATCACCACGAAGAGCACTCACACGAACAGCACTCACACGACCGTGCGTCAGGTCGCATCGATCGCGATCGCCATGCTCACCGGCAACGTCGTGGTGCTGGTCATCGTCTTCGCTACAGGTGCCATCGAATTCTCACCGCGGTACGCCCTGGCGATCGGCGGGATCGTCATCGGCAACACCATGAGCATCGCCACACTCACCGGCCGAGGCTTCCACGCTTCGGTGCACGATCATTGGGATGAGGTCGAAGGCTGGCTCGCCCTCGGTGCCCGGCCCATCGAGTCGACCCGCCAACTGGCCCGAACAGCGATCTACTCAGCTCTCGTTCCCTCAATCGACCAGACGAAGACGACGGGGATCGTCGTTCTTCCCGGCGCGTTCGTCGGAGCGATCTTCGGCGGCGCATCACCGCTTGAGGCAGGTCGCTTTCAGATCGTTGTGTTGGCCGGCATTCTCGCCGCGGGAACACTCACCTCCGTGCTGTTACTCCGGCTGATCGGTGCTGTGACACTGAAACCTGAAGCTGAGACGTTCGGTCGCCGCGAACGCACCAGTTGA
- a CDS encoding iron ABC transporter permease, with amino-acid sequence MLVPVAYVVSIVFQVGWPTLAPLVFRPKVGELLVNSVLLVLLGVPLCITLGVGGAWLVERTTLPGRRVWAVLLALPLAIPAFVSSYGWVSAVPSIGGLGGGLLIATLAYYPLVYLPAAATLRGLDPALEESARSLGLGSWRVFTRVVLPQLRLAIWGGGLIVALHLLSEYGAFALIRFDTFTTAIVVQYQSTFAGPAASALGGVLAVICLVLLVVEASTRGRARYARVGSGAAHPAPLLKLGRSAPVALAALAAIAILALGVPLASLARWLSVGDAWGQRELPGAIIQTAVLAGGGAIATVVLALPVAWLSVRHPSRGSRLLEGATYVASSLPAIIIALALVTVTIRLVPALYQTPFTVMLAYVIIFLPRALVSLRAGIAQAPVALEEAARSLGTSPLMARLRVTLPLIAPSVGAGAALVALGAANELTATLLLAPNGTRTLATQFWSSTSAVAYADAAPYAVLLIALSLPAVAILFAQSRKRARR; translated from the coding sequence ATGCTGGTGCCGGTGGCCTATGTGGTCTCGATCGTCTTCCAGGTGGGCTGGCCCACCCTGGCGCCGCTCGTCTTCCGGCCCAAGGTCGGCGAGTTGCTCGTCAACTCCGTGCTGCTGGTTCTGCTCGGAGTCCCGCTCTGCATCACCCTCGGTGTGGGCGGCGCGTGGCTGGTCGAGCGAACCACGCTTCCCGGGAGGCGAGTGTGGGCGGTGCTCCTGGCTCTGCCGCTGGCAATTCCCGCCTTTGTGAGCAGTTACGGCTGGGTGAGCGCGGTACCGTCTATCGGCGGGCTCGGTGGCGGGTTGCTCATTGCCACCCTGGCGTACTACCCCCTCGTCTACCTCCCGGCGGCGGCCACTCTCAGGGGGCTCGACCCGGCACTGGAGGAGTCGGCACGCTCTCTCGGCCTCGGCTCGTGGCGGGTCTTCACGAGGGTTGTGCTGCCGCAGTTACGACTGGCGATCTGGGGCGGTGGCCTCATCGTCGCCCTGCACCTTCTCTCGGAGTACGGGGCCTTCGCGCTCATCCGCTTCGACACCTTCACGACGGCCATCGTCGTGCAGTACCAGTCGACGTTTGCAGGTCCCGCCGCCAGCGCGCTCGGGGGAGTGCTCGCTGTGATCTGCCTGGTGCTGCTCGTCGTCGAAGCGTCGACCAGGGGTCGTGCCCGCTACGCTCGCGTGGGTTCGGGCGCGGCGCACCCTGCCCCGCTGCTGAAGCTCGGAAGATCGGCACCGGTAGCCCTCGCGGCGCTCGCGGCGATTGCGATCCTGGCGCTCGGGGTGCCCTTGGCGAGTCTTGCGAGGTGGCTCAGTGTGGGTGATGCGTGGGGTCAGCGCGAATTGCCGGGGGCGATCATCCAGACGGCCGTTCTCGCCGGTGGCGGAGCGATCGCAACGGTTGTGCTCGCGTTGCCCGTGGCCTGGCTCTCGGTGCGGCACCCGAGCCGGGGTTCTCGACTCCTCGAAGGCGCGACATATGTGGCGAGCAGCCTTCCGGCGATCATCATCGCCCTCGCGCTCGTCACCGTGACGATCAGGCTGGTGCCCGCGCTCTACCAGACCCCGTTCACCGTGATGCTCGCCTACGTCATCATCTTCTTGCCGCGCGCCCTGGTCAGCCTGAGGGCGGGCATTGCGCAGGCGCCCGTCGCCCTCGAGGAGGCCGCGCGGTCACTCGGCACGTCGCCGTTGATGGCTCGCCTGCGCGTGACCTTGCCGCTCATCGCCCCGTCGGTCGGTGCGGGGGCGGCCCTCGTCGCGCTCGGGGCTGCCAATGAGTTGACGGCCACGCTCCTGTTGGCGCCGAACGGAACACGCACGCTGGCGACGCAGTTCTGGTCTTCGACGTCGGCCGTCGCGTACGCTGACGCCGCCCCCTACGCTGTTCTGTTGATCGCGCTCTCCCTTCCTGCCGTCGCCATCCTGTTCGCCCAATCCCGAAAGCGTGCTCGCCGTTGA
- a CDS encoding ABC transporter ATP-binding protein translates to MSESPTSRPDSRPTSAPTHAPTPAGAIAARALGVSKIYGTGESQTRALDTIDLDIESGSLTAIMGPSGSGKSTLMHVFAGLDSPTHGRISIGDADITDLDDNALTLLRRRSLGFVFQAFNLVPTLSVMGNVTLPFELDGRRPSALELAWVRELLARLGIGMLESRRPHELSGGQQQRVAIARALAMRPQLIFADEPTGNLDSKSSREVLGLLRDLTREYQQTVVLVTHDPVAASHADRVIFIADGSIAHDVRTVDLGPEPAKALSDVILSLEVSA, encoded by the coding sequence ATGAGCGAATCCCCCACCTCCAGACCCGACTCCAGACCCACCTCTGCGCCCACGCACGCCCCCACACCGGCAGGCGCAATCGCCGCACGTGCGCTCGGTGTCAGCAAGATCTATGGCACCGGCGAAAGCCAGACCCGCGCCCTCGACACCATCGACCTCGACATCGAGTCGGGCTCCCTCACTGCCATCATGGGTCCGAGCGGTTCGGGCAAGTCGACCCTCATGCATGTCTTCGCCGGGCTCGACTCCCCCACCCATGGCCGCATCAGCATCGGCGACGCCGACATCACCGACCTCGACGACAACGCGCTCACCCTGCTTCGACGACGCAGCCTCGGCTTCGTCTTCCAGGCCTTCAACCTCGTACCCACCCTTTCGGTCATGGGCAATGTGACCCTCCCCTTCGAACTCGACGGCCGTCGCCCGAGCGCACTCGAACTCGCCTGGGTGCGAGAGCTGCTCGCCCGGCTCGGCATCGGGATGCTCGAGAGCCGTCGCCCGCATGAACTCTCGGGCGGCCAGCAACAGCGCGTAGCGATCGCCCGCGCGTTGGCCATGCGCCCCCAGCTCATCTTCGCCGATGAGCCGACCGGGAACCTCGACTCGAAGTCGAGCCGCGAGGTACTCGGCCTGCTCAGGGATCTGACTCGGGAATACCAGCAGACCGTTGTACTCGTGACGCATGACCCCGTGGCAGCCTCGCACGCCGACCGCGTGATCTTCATCGCCGACGGGTCGATCGCCCACGATGTGCGCACCGTCGATCTCGGGCCTGAACCCGCGAAAGCACTCTCTGACGTCATCCTGAGCCTCGAGGTGAGCGCGTGA
- a CDS encoding PadR family transcriptional regulator, with amino-acid sequence MFGEGAFGDGKFGAGAFGASTFGDGKFGEGVWQAMEQLRSTFDKRVGTRVGRGDVREAVLTLLAEQPMHGYQIIHEIEERSGGSWKPSAGSVYPTLQLLADEGLIEASESNGRKTYTLTDAGRESVASAESSTPFDTTGSTGSTGSGSSSESKRFAALPKAGVELAQAAAQVGRTGSPEQVKQAVTVLEEARRRLYSILAQD; translated from the coding sequence ATGTTCGGCGAAGGCGCGTTCGGCGACGGTAAGTTCGGCGCCGGTGCATTCGGCGCAAGTACATTCGGTGACGGCAAGTTCGGCGAAGGCGTGTGGCAGGCGATGGAGCAACTTCGGTCGACGTTCGACAAGCGCGTGGGAACGCGCGTCGGCCGGGGCGACGTGCGCGAGGCAGTGCTCACGCTGCTTGCTGAGCAGCCGATGCACGGTTACCAGATCATCCACGAGATCGAGGAACGAAGCGGCGGCAGCTGGAAGCCCAGCGCCGGCTCTGTCTATCCGACCTTGCAGCTGCTCGCCGACGAGGGACTCATCGAAGCGTCTGAGTCGAACGGGCGCAAGACCTACACCCTGACTGATGCCGGTCGCGAAAGCGTAGCAAGCGCCGAATCGTCGACGCCGTTCGACACCACCGGTTCGACGGGTTCGACCGGGTCAGGCAGCTCGAGCGAAAGCAAGAGATTCGCCGCTCTTCCAAAGGCTGGCGTCGAACTCGCCCAGGCGGCCGCGCAGGTGGGTCGCACAGGCTCCCCAGAGCAGGTCAAGCAGGCCGTGACCGTGCTCGAAGAGGCACGTCGCAGGCTCTACTCGATTCTTGCCCAGGATTGA
- a CDS encoding SHOCT domain-containing protein translates to MNFWDVVGVFFWSFVFISYLMILFSIIGDLFRNHKTPGIVKAIWFIFLIFVPFLTAFVYLIANGRGMSERQLAAQQSAKKQADDYIRQAAGSSPTDEVAKAKTLLDSGAITQAEFDKVKAGALSRTAA, encoded by the coding sequence ATGAATTTCTGGGATGTCGTCGGAGTTTTCTTCTGGAGCTTTGTATTCATTTCCTACCTGATGATCCTGTTCTCCATCATTGGCGATCTGTTTCGTAACCACAAAACGCCCGGCATCGTGAAGGCGATCTGGTTCATCTTCCTCATCTTTGTTCCCTTCCTCACGGCATTCGTCTACCTGATAGCGAATGGACGCGGCATGAGCGAACGCCAACTCGCCGCCCAGCAGAGCGCGAAGAAGCAGGCCGACGACTACATCCGCCAGGCTGCCGGCTCATCGCCGACCGACGAGGTCGCGAAGGCGAAGACATTGCTCGACTCAGGTGCAATCACCCAGGCCGAATTCGACAAGGTCAAAGCCGGCGCACTCTCCCGGACTGCTGCTTAA
- a CDS encoding sensor histidine kinase, with product MLLWFERHPRVADAAIALGALVMLGAADLIRGGVSAFLTTVIFALSAFFWRRMPGLGLAVAWIGALVQITTVDGLLAGDLLILAAVFATGLAQNPGVRWAGLASSVLGGAIAGARLVLFAPSDRAPILEDPFYRGVYFVVASAVIAAALALFWALGVLVRNRRAQSRQRSDRQRERILSEARLAQERERALLSREMHDLIGHALAVVIAQSDGARYAKVADPEAETKALATINRAARSALEDVHELLTVLREPGDATRSGPKAADLDALVSTVQQAGLDIVVSETGIRVPLSAAHELALFRVLQESLTNALKHGGRGTHVDVTLDWQIDRVRFGVLTTENPQAASASIGGESHGEPYGESRGESRGDSLVGNVAGHRAGDGAGYRAGQGLIGMTERMRLLDGSVIAVPRDDIAGFRVEAELPYKSNAIPAPGAAG from the coding sequence GTGTTGCTCTGGTTCGAAAGACACCCCCGCGTCGCCGATGCGGCGATAGCCCTCGGCGCCCTCGTGATGCTCGGCGCAGCAGACCTGATTCGCGGCGGAGTCTCGGCGTTCCTGACAACCGTCATCTTCGCCCTGTCCGCGTTCTTTTGGCGACGGATGCCCGGGCTCGGCCTTGCGGTCGCCTGGATCGGCGCTCTCGTGCAGATCACCACCGTGGACGGCCTGCTGGCAGGCGACCTGCTCATCCTTGCCGCGGTGTTCGCGACCGGCCTGGCACAGAACCCGGGAGTTCGGTGGGCTGGGCTCGCCTCAAGCGTGCTCGGAGGGGCGATCGCCGGGGCACGGCTCGTGCTGTTCGCGCCGAGTGACCGCGCACCGATTCTCGAAGACCCGTTCTACCGGGGCGTCTACTTCGTTGTCGCCAGTGCGGTGATCGCGGCAGCGCTCGCGCTGTTCTGGGCCCTCGGAGTGCTGGTTCGAAACCGCCGCGCGCAGTCGCGCCAACGCTCTGATCGACAGCGGGAACGAATCCTGAGCGAGGCGCGCCTGGCCCAGGAGCGCGAACGCGCGCTCCTCAGCCGGGAGATGCATGACCTCATCGGACATGCCCTCGCTGTCGTCATCGCACAATCCGACGGCGCCCGGTACGCGAAAGTCGCTGATCCCGAAGCCGAGACCAAAGCCCTCGCGACCATCAATCGCGCCGCCCGATCCGCGCTCGAAGACGTACATGAACTCCTCACTGTGCTGCGGGAACCGGGTGATGCAACGCGCTCCGGCCCCAAGGCTGCCGATCTGGATGCGCTCGTCTCGACCGTGCAGCAGGCCGGTCTCGACATCGTCGTCAGCGAAACGGGAATTCGGGTGCCCCTCTCTGCAGCACACGAACTCGCCCTGTTCAGAGTGCTGCAGGAATCCCTGACAAATGCCCTCAAACACGGCGGCCGCGGCACCCATGTCGACGTCACACTCGACTGGCAGATCGACCGTGTACGCTTCGGTGTACTCACGACCGAGAATCCGCAGGCGGCCTCAGCAAGCATCGGCGGCGAGTCACATGGCGAGCCATACGGCGAGTCACGCGGCGAGTCACGCGGTGACTCACTGGTGGGTAACGTGGCTGGGCACAGGGCCGGCGACGGGGCGGGTTACCGGGCGGGCCAGGGATTGATCGGAATGACGGAACGCATGCGACTCCTCGACGGTTCGGTGATCGCCGTACCTCGCGACGACATCGCCGGGTTCCGGGTCGAAGCCGAACTGCCGTACAAGTCGAACGCGATTCCCGCGCCTGGGGCCGCCGGATGA
- a CDS encoding iron ABC transporter substrate-binding protein, which translates to MRRLPFSALALGAGGLALTIVLSGCAGATGSTAGSSGTAGDLSGTNLTVYNAQHEELTQAWADEFTKETGVTITLRNGNDSELGNQIVAEGSASPADVFLTENSPSMSLVENAGLFAPVDAATLAQVPTAYQPSTGKWTGIAARSTVVVYNPSLITEAELPKSLLDLADPSWKGRWAASPSGADFQAIVSALLAEKGSDATLAWLTAMKQNVSEYKGNSTVMKAVNAGEVPLGVIYHYYWFIDQAGTKENSGNTKLYYFKNSDPGAFVSVSGGGVLASSKNQAAAQAFLKFITGKTGQGILQSGTSFEYPVGSDVTPNPALPALETLDAPTIDPSKLNSSDVTDLMTKAGLI; encoded by the coding sequence ATGAGACGCCTGCCCTTTTCTGCACTCGCCCTCGGAGCCGGGGGGCTGGCTCTGACGATTGTTCTTTCGGGGTGCGCGGGCGCGACTGGCTCCACTGCCGGTTCCAGCGGTACAGCGGGTGATCTCTCTGGTACGAACCTCACGGTGTACAACGCGCAGCACGAGGAGCTCACCCAAGCGTGGGCCGACGAGTTCACCAAGGAGACCGGCGTCACGATCACGCTTCGGAATGGCAATGATTCCGAGCTCGGCAACCAGATCGTCGCTGAGGGGTCTGCGTCGCCGGCAGACGTCTTCCTGACCGAGAACTCGCCGTCGATGTCGCTTGTCGAGAACGCCGGGCTGTTCGCTCCGGTCGACGCGGCCACCCTGGCGCAGGTGCCGACGGCCTACCAGCCGTCGACCGGCAAATGGACGGGAATCGCGGCTCGATCCACCGTTGTCGTCTACAACCCCTCGCTCATCACCGAGGCCGAGCTGCCGAAGTCGCTGCTCGACCTCGCCGACCCGTCGTGGAAGGGTCGCTGGGCCGCGTCGCCGAGCGGTGCCGACTTCCAGGCGATCGTCTCGGCACTCCTGGCGGAGAAGGGCTCTGACGCCACACTCGCGTGGCTCACGGCCATGAAGCAGAACGTCAGCGAGTACAAGGGCAACAGCACCGTGATGAAGGCGGTCAATGCCGGTGAAGTGCCGCTCGGAGTGATCTACCACTACTACTGGTTCATCGACCAGGCCGGAACCAAGGAGAACAGCGGTAACACGAAGCTGTACTACTTCAAGAACTCCGACCCCGGGGCGTTCGTCAGCGTTTCAGGCGGAGGGGTGCTCGCATCGAGCAAGAACCAGGCTGCAGCACAGGCGTTCCTGAAGTTCATCACCGGGAAGACCGGCCAGGGCATCCTGCAGAGCGGCACGAGTTTCGAGTACCCGGTGGGTAGCGACGTGACGCCGAACCCCGCACTGCCAGCGCTCGAGACTCTGGATGCCCCAACCATCGATCCTTCGAAACTGAACAGTTCAGACGTGACCGACCTGATGACCAAGGCCGGGCTCATCTAG
- a CDS encoding AarF/ABC1/UbiB kinase family protein, translating to MTRITSGTTPGSASGFTPGSTSGSRPGVTVLTTSQTRESKARYRRILRFAGWNLAVTWWYELFLPRIGLTWIAERTRSKRMRRFAQRFHVLAVDLGGLMIKVGQFMSSRLDVLPPEITKELEGLQDEVPPVPFAAIRALAEAELGVSLARAFAMVDETPVAAASLGQAHRAMLGPLDAADTGLHGVVLKVQRPGIDTIIEVDLAALRRVGGWLSHVRLISDRVDMPALVEEFAQTSLEEIDYLHEATSSERFAADFEGDDRVSVPAVVWERTTRRVLTLEDVTAIKITDTEALIAAGIDPAEVAPVFAAVMFDQLFTNGFFHADPHPGNIFVTPVGTTMITPTDKTTDATSDASTGTSTGTSADAPADAPAGAPADASAASSRPWKLTFIDFGMMGEVPSNTRSGLRKMLIAAASRDGKGLVDAVRDVGVLLPSADTTELEKAMTQLFARFGGMGFAELREVDPREFRAFAEQFSDVVRTLPVQLPENFLLIIRAMSLVSGVCSALNPAFNLWDSVEPYAAKLLRDEGGNVVKDFAKQALETAGIAVRLPKRLDSLITRFEDGTVAVSSPALEKRVARLERTARRLVSALLFGALVIAGAVLHASDAVFGTILLVGSIIPLLHALLAGRRDR from the coding sequence ATGACTCGCATCACCTCCGGCACTACACCCGGCTCTGCATCGGGCTTCACGCCCGGCTCCACATCGGGTTCCAGACCCGGCGTTACTGTGCTGACCACCAGCCAGACGCGGGAATCGAAAGCCCGCTATCGCCGCATTCTGCGATTCGCCGGCTGGAACCTCGCTGTCACCTGGTGGTACGAACTCTTCCTTCCCCGCATCGGGCTCACCTGGATCGCCGAGCGCACGCGGTCGAAACGCATGCGCCGTTTCGCGCAACGGTTCCACGTGCTCGCGGTCGACCTCGGTGGGTTGATGATCAAGGTCGGCCAGTTCATGTCGTCCCGGCTCGACGTGCTGCCTCCGGAGATCACGAAAGAACTCGAAGGCCTGCAAGACGAAGTGCCTCCTGTTCCGTTCGCGGCGATCCGGGCGCTCGCTGAGGCGGAGCTTGGCGTGTCGCTGGCTCGTGCCTTCGCAATGGTCGACGAGACCCCCGTCGCCGCAGCATCGCTCGGACAGGCTCACCGGGCGATGCTCGGCCCACTCGACGCCGCCGACACCGGACTCCACGGCGTCGTACTGAAGGTGCAGCGCCCCGGAATCGACACCATCATCGAAGTCGACCTGGCGGCACTGCGCAGAGTCGGCGGGTGGCTCAGTCACGTGCGGCTCATTTCTGACCGGGTCGACATGCCAGCCCTCGTCGAGGAGTTCGCGCAGACCAGCCTCGAGGAGATCGACTACCTGCACGAGGCAACGAGTTCCGAGCGCTTCGCTGCGGACTTCGAAGGCGACGACCGGGTGAGCGTTCCCGCCGTCGTCTGGGAGCGCACCACACGGCGCGTTCTCACGCTGGAAGACGTCACTGCGATCAAGATCACCGACACCGAAGCCCTCATCGCGGCGGGAATCGACCCAGCCGAAGTGGCTCCGGTTTTCGCCGCGGTCATGTTCGACCAACTCTTCACGAACGGGTTCTTCCACGCAGACCCGCACCCCGGCAATATCTTCGTCACGCCGGTGGGCACGACGATGATTACACCGACTGATAAGACCACTGATGCGACCAGTGATGCCTCCACTGGCACCTCCACGGGTACTTCAGCAGATGCGCCAGCGGATGCGCCAGCAGGTGCCCCCGCGGATGCCTCCGCAGCCAGCAGCCGCCCCTGGAAGCTGACCTTCATCGACTTCGGCATGATGGGCGAGGTTCCGAGCAACACGCGTAGCGGTCTGCGAAAGATGCTGATTGCAGCGGCATCCCGCGATGGCAAGGGGCTGGTCGATGCCGTGCGCGACGTCGGCGTGCTGCTCCCCTCCGCCGACACCACCGAGCTCGAGAAGGCGATGACCCAACTCTTCGCCCGCTTCGGCGGCATGGGATTCGCCGAACTGCGCGAGGTGGATCCGCGGGAGTTCCGCGCCTTCGCCGAACAGTTCAGCGACGTCGTTCGCACCCTGCCAGTTCAGCTCCCGGAGAACTTCCTGCTGATCATCCGGGCCATGTCACTGGTCTCCGGCGTCTGCAGCGCACTCAACCCCGCATTCAACCTCTGGGACTCCGTCGAGCCCTACGCCGCAAAGCTTCTGCGTGATGAGGGCGGAAACGTAGTCAAGGACTTCGCGAAACAGGCCCTCGAGACCGCCGGAATCGCTGTGCGACTGCCGAAGCGGCTCGACTCACTCATCACCCGTTTCGAAGACGGCACCGTGGCTGTGTCGAGCCCGGCTCTCGAGAAGCGCGTTGCCCGACTGGAACGCACGGCCCGCAGGCTGGTGTCTGCTCTGTTGTTCGGTGCGCTCGTGATCGCCGGGGCCGTGCTCCACGCCAGTGACGCGGTATTCGGCACCATACTCTTGGTCGGGTCGATCATCCCGCTGCTGCATGCCCTGCTCGCGGGTCGACGCGACCGCTAA
- a CDS encoding FtsX-like permease family protein, translating to MIALAFRELWHGGRQHTSSLLVAFITSVFATMMIEMDIVLRVQSVGGQFIKHGYVVLLLDVLDVLFFFVAVFVACIVTANTFGIIMAGRAKHIALMRLLGASAGTLRGAIAIEGAVVGFVGAAVGLVVGLVVTQISYGALVTSGTFVNTPISTLSPLLVAPVIVGVVSTTGAAWFGSRKILGVSPIEATGATQEPRIVAVSEMPKRLRTLIIASFFGGIALLIAGVAIGLKTPFGLLVAAPGGALSFVGFVLGSTFFIPVLLKAAGRLTGSSTPSVLASANAQRYPARSARSTIGLVIGVTLVTMFSVAGQSFLTQTSVVVAAAASADAADADGDRAFLQLTMGILTVLIGFSLVIAAIGLVNSLSLSVIQRRREIGLLRALGFTKQQVRMMILAESIQLTVVGAATGLVLGIFYGWAGVLAAIASNHHIGGFFWPTIPGWIIISIVAGAIVLAIVSSAVPARSAVRVSPVRALAIE from the coding sequence GTGATCGCCCTCGCCTTCCGTGAGCTCTGGCATGGCGGCAGGCAACACACCTCGAGCCTGCTCGTCGCCTTCATCACCTCGGTGTTCGCCACCATGATGATCGAGATGGATATTGTGCTCCGCGTGCAGTCGGTAGGCGGGCAGTTCATCAAACACGGCTACGTAGTGCTCCTGCTCGACGTTCTCGACGTACTCTTCTTCTTCGTCGCCGTCTTCGTCGCGTGCATCGTCACAGCGAACACCTTCGGCATCATCATGGCGGGCCGCGCCAAACACATCGCGCTCATGCGACTTCTGGGCGCGTCGGCCGGCACGTTGCGCGGTGCGATCGCAATCGAAGGTGCGGTCGTCGGCTTCGTCGGCGCTGCCGTCGGGCTGGTCGTCGGGCTGGTCGTCACCCAGATCAGCTACGGAGCACTCGTCACATCGGGCACCTTCGTCAACACGCCCATCAGCACGCTCTCACCCCTTCTCGTCGCTCCGGTGATCGTCGGAGTCGTGAGCACAACCGGAGCTGCGTGGTTCGGTTCGCGCAAGATTCTCGGCGTCTCCCCGATCGAGGCGACTGGCGCAACCCAGGAACCTCGAATCGTGGCCGTCTCAGAGATGCCCAAGCGACTCCGCACCCTCATCATCGCCAGCTTCTTCGGAGGAATCGCACTCCTTATCGCAGGTGTGGCCATCGGCCTGAAGACGCCCTTCGGCCTGCTGGTCGCCGCTCCCGGCGGTGCTCTCAGCTTCGTCGGTTTCGTGCTCGGTTCGACATTCTTCATTCCGGTGCTGCTGAAGGCGGCAGGCCGACTCACCGGATCCTCGACCCCGAGCGTACTCGCGAGTGCCAACGCTCAGAGGTACCCCGCGAGATCAGCGCGGTCGACCATCGGTCTCGTGATCGGCGTCACCCTCGTCACCATGTTCTCGGTTGCCGGACAGTCCTTCTTGACGCAGACCAGCGTCGTCGTCGCAGCGGCAGCGAGTGCCGACGCCGCAGATGCCGACGGGGATCGCGCCTTCCTGCAACTCACCATGGGCATCCTGACCGTTCTGATCGGCTTCTCGCTCGTGATCGCCGCGATCGGGCTTGTCAATTCACTGTCGCTCAGCGTCATCCAGCGCCGCCGCGAGATCGGGCTTCTGCGAGCGCTCGGTTTCACGAAGCAACAGGTTCGGATGATGATTCTCGCGGAGAGCATCCAACTGACCGTCGTCGGCGCAGCGACCGGCCTCGTGCTCGGCATCTTCTACGGCTGGGCCGGGGTGCTCGCCGCAATCGCGAGCAACCACCACATCGGCGGGTTCTTCTGGCCGACAATTCCCGGCTGGATCATCATCAGCATCGTGGCCGGGGCAATCGTCCTAGCAATCGTGTCGTCTGCTGTTCCGGCGCGCTCAGCAGTGCGGGTCTCACCCGTGCGGGCCCTCGCGATCGAATGA